A genomic segment from Ptychodera flava strain L36383 chromosome 8, AS_Pfla_20210202, whole genome shotgun sequence encodes:
- the LOC139139085 gene encoding aminopeptidase O-like isoform X2 has translation MSTWQAIIHAPPEYVVLMSGDEEAVTKQQDDGTCSHYYAVDVPIPCSMLAIAIGQWRCYRTNPGWNPVKSETKQMMELPFECQHNPKWPCRVQRYDQPTLPSCIYAPPSLIEKAVDEFGECLPMYLEAVFELLGPHPFCRLDVLVVPRCFSSLGMASPSIIFLSQSLLSGDHSMCIRLAHEISHSWFGLIIGARDWTEEWMSEGFATYMEDLIHAKAKKWTPAEQKAHSDLRSLLRYRALKAELENTEEELQTLRPRGDDTRGSESLDGEVTFVKNGLNHEKGFMQVHYIKGYFLLRYLANLVGQRNFDEVIKQYVLKFHCQQVLSQELFTLYFDAFPHLRDQGITMETIYKDWLDHPGMPKDLNPEEFKQSNWLVDEVNSEFEKWLEINSFNQKLKRSPRKKMKLSKDIEHKKLIPDQLVLLLEKLLELDMIPVATLNELDRVYNVNDSNADVRHRWCELLVKHQHRLRYRDVRQFLIEDQAMGVYLYGELMVAEKPREKKLAEECFLAVAKEMDFGCHRIVQEMIYGEADEQRSKVEHGDPETTGNGTKIV, from the exons ATGTCCACATGGCAGGCAATCATCCATGCACCACCAGAATATGTCGTACTGATGAGTGGTGATGAGGAAGCAGTTACTAAGCAACAGGATGATG GCACTTGCAGTCATTACTATGCAGTCGATGTACCCATACCTTGTTCAATGCTTGCAATAGCTATTGGACAGTGGCGGTGTTACCGAACAAACCCAGGTTGGAATCCTGTGAAATCAGAAACAAAGCAAAT GATGGAGCTGCCATTTGAATGCCAACACAACCCAAAGTGGCCATGTCGAGTACAGCGCTACGATCAGCCTACGCTGCCTTCTTGTATATATGCACCACCGTCACTCATTGAAAAGGCAGTGGATGAGTTTGGCGAATGTCTTCCAATGTACTTGGAAGCAGTCTTTGAGCTGCTTGGTCCTCATCCATTTTGTAGATTGGATGTACTCGTTGTGCCAAGGTGTTTCTCAAGTCTCGGAATGGCAAG TCCCAGCATCATATTCCTGTCACAGTCTCTGCTGTCTGGAGATCACAGCATGTGCATCCGACTTGCCCATGAAATCAGTCATTCCTGGTTTGGTCTGATCATCGGAGCCAGGGATTGGACGGAAGAGTGGATGAGTGAAGGATTTGCCACGTACATGGAAGATTTGATCCATGCTAAAGCCAAGAAG TGGACTCCAGCGGAGCAGAAAGCCCATTCAGATCTGAGATCATTGTTACGGTATCGAGCACTGAAAGCTGAATTAGAAAACACAGAAGAAGAGCTTCAAACCCTGAGACCCAGGGGAGACGATACCAGGGGTAGTGAAAGCTTGGATGGTGAAGTGACATTTGTCAAGAATGGATTGAATCATGAAAAAGGATTTATGCAGGTTCACTACATCAAG GGTTATTTCTTGCTGAGATACCTGGCCAATCTAGTTGGTCAGAGGAACTTTGATGAAGTGATTAAACAGTATGTGTTGAAGTTTCACTGTCAGCAAGTCTTGTCTCAGGAATTATTCACTCTCTACTTTGATGCATTTCCGCATCTCAG GGATCAAGGTATCACCATGGAAACCATATACAAGGACTGGTTGGACCATCCAGGGATGCCCAAAGATTTGAATCCAGAGGAATTCAAACAAAGTAACTGGCTTGTTGATGAAGTCAACTCAGAG TTTGAGAAGTGGTTAGAAATCAACTCATTTAACCAGAAGTTGAAGAGATCACCGAGAAAGAAGATGAAATTGTCTAAAGACATAGAACACAAGAAA CTGATACCAGACCAGCTTGTACTACTCCTGGAAAAGCTGCTTGAACTTGACATGATACCCGTGGCTACTCTTAATGAACTTGACCGAGTTTACAATGTCAATGACAGTAATGCAGATGTGAGGCATCGATGGTGTGAATTGCTCGTCAAACACCAACACAGACTCAGGTACAGAGATGTCAGGCAATTCCTGATAGAAGACCAG GCAATGGGTGTGTATCTGTACGGGGAGCTCATGGTTGCTGAGAAACCAAGAGAGAAAAAACTAGCCGAAGAGTGCTTCTTGGCTGTTGCCAAGGAGATGGACTTTGGGTGTCACAGGATAGTGCAAGAGATGATATATGGAGAAGCAGAtgaacagaggtcaaaggtcgaacATGGAGACCCTGAAACCACTGGGAATGGAACTAAAATTGTGTGA
- the LOC139139085 gene encoding aminopeptidase O-like isoform X1, which produces MSTWQAIIHAPPEYVVLMSGDEEAVTKQQDDGSTEFIYHINVPAPSSTLTVAIGQWSKVTITEIGQTLNTNSSSSHRMELPFECQHNPKWPCRVQRYDQPTLPSCIYAPPSLIEKAVDEFGECLPMYLEAVFELLGPHPFCRLDVLVVPRCFSSLGMASPSIIFLSQSLLSGDHSMCIRLAHEISHSWFGLIIGARDWTEEWMSEGFATYMEDLIHAKAKKWTPAEQKAHSDLRSLLRYRALKAELENTEEELQTLRPRGDDTRGSESLDGEVTFVKNGLNHEKGFMQVHYIKGYFLLRYLANLVGQRNFDEVIKQYVLKFHCQQVLSQELFTLYFDAFPHLRDQGITMETIYKDWLDHPGMPKDLNPEEFKQSNWLVDEVNSEFEKWLEINSFNQKLKRSPRKKMKLSKDIEHKKLIPDQLVLLLEKLLELDMIPVATLNELDRVYNVNDSNADVRHRWCELLVKHQHRLRYRDVRQFLIEDQAMGVYLYGELMVAEKPREKKLAEECFLAVAKEMDFGCHRIVQEMIYGEADEQRSKVEHGDPETTGNGTKIV; this is translated from the exons ATGTCCACATGGCAGGCAATCATCCATGCACCACCAGAATATGTCGTACTGATGAGTGGTGATGAGGAAGCAGTTACTAAGCAACAGGATGATG GAAGCACAGAGTTCATCTACCATATCAATGTGCCTGCTCCCTCTTCAACATTGACTGTTGCCATCGGACAGTGGAGTAAAGTGACTATAACAGAAATTGGACAAACCCTGAACACCAACAGTAGTAGTTCTCACAG GATGGAGCTGCCATTTGAATGCCAACACAACCCAAAGTGGCCATGTCGAGTACAGCGCTACGATCAGCCTACGCTGCCTTCTTGTATATATGCACCACCGTCACTCATTGAAAAGGCAGTGGATGAGTTTGGCGAATGTCTTCCAATGTACTTGGAAGCAGTCTTTGAGCTGCTTGGTCCTCATCCATTTTGTAGATTGGATGTACTCGTTGTGCCAAGGTGTTTCTCAAGTCTCGGAATGGCAAG TCCCAGCATCATATTCCTGTCACAGTCTCTGCTGTCTGGAGATCACAGCATGTGCATCCGACTTGCCCATGAAATCAGTCATTCCTGGTTTGGTCTGATCATCGGAGCCAGGGATTGGACGGAAGAGTGGATGAGTGAAGGATTTGCCACGTACATGGAAGATTTGATCCATGCTAAAGCCAAGAAG TGGACTCCAGCGGAGCAGAAAGCCCATTCAGATCTGAGATCATTGTTACGGTATCGAGCACTGAAAGCTGAATTAGAAAACACAGAAGAAGAGCTTCAAACCCTGAGACCCAGGGGAGACGATACCAGGGGTAGTGAAAGCTTGGATGGTGAAGTGACATTTGTCAAGAATGGATTGAATCATGAAAAAGGATTTATGCAGGTTCACTACATCAAG GGTTATTTCTTGCTGAGATACCTGGCCAATCTAGTTGGTCAGAGGAACTTTGATGAAGTGATTAAACAGTATGTGTTGAAGTTTCACTGTCAGCAAGTCTTGTCTCAGGAATTATTCACTCTCTACTTTGATGCATTTCCGCATCTCAG GGATCAAGGTATCACCATGGAAACCATATACAAGGACTGGTTGGACCATCCAGGGATGCCCAAAGATTTGAATCCAGAGGAATTCAAACAAAGTAACTGGCTTGTTGATGAAGTCAACTCAGAG TTTGAGAAGTGGTTAGAAATCAACTCATTTAACCAGAAGTTGAAGAGATCACCGAGAAAGAAGATGAAATTGTCTAAAGACATAGAACACAAGAAA CTGATACCAGACCAGCTTGTACTACTCCTGGAAAAGCTGCTTGAACTTGACATGATACCCGTGGCTACTCTTAATGAACTTGACCGAGTTTACAATGTCAATGACAGTAATGCAGATGTGAGGCATCGATGGTGTGAATTGCTCGTCAAACACCAACACAGACTCAGGTACAGAGATGTCAGGCAATTCCTGATAGAAGACCAG GCAATGGGTGTGTATCTGTACGGGGAGCTCATGGTTGCTGAGAAACCAAGAGAGAAAAAACTAGCCGAAGAGTGCTTCTTGGCTGTTGCCAAGGAGATGGACTTTGGGTGTCACAGGATAGTGCAAGAGATGATATATGGAGAAGCAGAtgaacagaggtcaaaggtcgaacATGGAGACCCTGAAACCACTGGGAATGGAACTAAAATTGTGTGA